The following proteins are encoded in a genomic region of Brachypodium distachyon strain Bd21 chromosome 1, Brachypodium_distachyon_v3.0, whole genome shotgun sequence:
- the LOC100829833 gene encoding probable aldehyde oxidase 2, whose protein sequence is MASSPQPASAAAVVFAVNGERFELRDGDGVDPGATLLDFLRSRTRFTGPKLGCGEGGCGACVVLLSTYDPAADEVSHAAATSCLTLARGLHHRAVTTTEGLGNSRDGLHAVHARLAGFHASQCGFCTPGMCMSLAAALAGSKGPGPPPREGFSRLTSAEAERAIAGNLCRCTGYRPIADACKSFAADVDLEDLGLNSFWKKGDTNVSKLPPYKEGSIGTFPEFLKAEIIASSRIDKCTLTPATAGSASSWFRPRSVEGYYKLIDSDPFNGSGTKVVAGNTSSGVYREAEVYGRYIDLRDIPELNSVCMDAKGVRIGAAIPISWVIDILREGDDCKDVVFGKIADHMEKVASHSVRNTASLGGNLVMAQRDEFPSDIATILLAAGSSVCIQVSSQKRNVMLDEFLEMPPCDYKTLLLNIYIPRCTPDSVLSSAGTVNIAGDKTGSSLLFETYRGAQRPLGNAIAYLNSAFFAQVSSDKTSGSLILENLRLAFGAYGTQHAIRARDVEKLLVGKPINASVLLEAFKVLKKTIVPIEGTRHSAYRSSLAVAFLFSFLYPAIKGNVKPTKAVHLNGNVASGTNGMPNCGPSANVDVSLNGTNSVKSGLYSNAHILESCKQIVEISKDYLPVGIPTKKVGAELQASGEAVYVDDIPSPEDCLYGAFVYSTKPLAHVKSIELDSSLEQLKTVAVITVKDIPKGGGNFGANTIFGPEPLFGDPLTQCAGEPLGVVVAETRNFANIAAKRALVNYSTETLDTPILSIEEAVRRHSYFETPPFLLPQKIGDFPKGMEEADQKIYSAEVKLNSQYYFYMETQTALAIPDEDNCMVVYSSSQCPEAAQNNIAQCLGLPCHNIRVVTRRVGGGFGGKAVRSLPVATACALAAFKLRRPVRMYLDRKTDMIMTGGRHPMKICYSIGFKSDGRITGLHVDLFINAGMSMDVSPIIPHNFVEALKKYNWGAFSYDAKICKTNIATRSAMRGPGEVQGSYVAEAIIEHVASALSTDVNLVRQRNIHTVESLALYHGECMEDALGYTLPSICNKLTASTNYQYRLEMIQTFNKSNQWKKRGLSFVPIVHKVSSRPTPGKVSILNDGSIVVEVGGIELGQGLWTKVKQMAAFGLGQLWDDQSQDLLERVRVIQADTLSVVQGGWTTGSTTSECSCEAVRRACNIMVDRLKSLKEQLQEKQGMVSWDGLISQAKMAGVDLSAREYYIPGASGSYLNYGAAASEVEIDLLTGATTILRSDLIYDCGQSLNPAVDLGQVEGAFVQGIGYFMSEEYVTNSDGLIVSDGTWTYKIPTVDTIPKQFNVELLNSGFHKKRVLSSKASGEPPLLLAASVHCATREAIAAARKEYCSGSGSSSPPFFELEVPAVMPVVKELCGFENVEKYLETLLASE, encoded by the exons ATGGCTTCCTCGCCTCAGCCGGcttcggcggcagcggtggtcTTCGCGGTCAACGGCGAGCGCTTCGAGCtccgcgacggcgacggcgtcgacCCGGGCGCCACCCTCCTCGACTTCCTCCGCTCCCGCACCCGCTTCACCGGCCCCAAGCTCGGCTGCGGCGAAG GTGGGTGCGGCGCGTGCGTGGTGCTGCTCTCGACGTACGAcccggcggcggacgaggtgTCCCACGCCGCTGCGACCTCGTGCCTCACCCTGGCGCGCGGCCTCCACCACCGCGCCGTCACCACCACCGAGGGGCTCGGCAACAGCCGGGACGGGCTCCACGCCGTGCACGCGCGCCTCGCGGGCTTCCACGCCTCCCAGTGCGGCTTCTGCACGCCCGGGATGTGCAtgtccctcgccgccgccctcgccggctCCAAGGGGCCCGGGCCGCCTCCGCGGGAAGGGTTCTCGAGGCTCACGTCGGCCGAGGCGGAGCGCGCCATCGCGGGGAACCTGTGCCGCTGCACGGGGTACCGCCCCATCGCCGACGCCTGCAAGAGCTTCGCGGCGGACGTGGATTTGGAGGATTTGGGGCTCAACTCCTTCTGGAAGAAGGGGGACACCAACGTCTCAAAATTGCCACCGTACAAGGAAGGGAGCATTGGTACGTTTCCGGAGTTTCTCAAGGCTGAGATCATAGCCTCTTCGAGGATTGATAAGTGTACCCTGACGCCGGCAACGGCGGGAAGTGCGAGCTCTTGGTTTCGACCTCGGAGTGTGGAGGGGTACTATAAGCTGATAGATTCCGACCCATTCAACGGAAGTGGCACAAAGGTTGTTGCGGGCAACACTTCTTCTGGTGTTTACAGGGAGGCAGAGGTGTATGGTAGGTACATTGACCTCAGGGACATCCCAGAGCTGAATTCAGTATGCATGGATGCCAAGGGTGTTCGTATTGGGGCCGCTATACCGATCTCTTGGGTTATTGACATTTTAAGAGAAGGTGATGACTGCAAGGATGTGGTCTTTGGTAAGATTGCTGATCACATGGAGAAGGTGGCTTCTCATTCTGTGCGAAATACCGCGAGCTTGGGTGGAAATCTGGTAATGGCGCAAAGGGACGAGTTTCCCTCTGATATTGCGACCATTCTTCTTGCTGCTGGTTCGTCAGTGTGCATCCAGGTATCATCACAAAAGCGGAATGTCATGTTAGATGAGTTCTTGGAGATGCCACCATGTGATTACAAGACATTGCTTTTAAACATTTATATTCCTCGTTGTACTCCTGACAGTGTCTTATCAAGTGCTGGGACTGTAAATATAGCAGGAGATAAGACAGGAAGTTCTCTGCTATTTGAGACGTACCGAGGTGCGCAGCGTCCTCTTGGAAATGCAATTGCTTACCTTAACTCCGCTTTCTTTGCTCAAGTCTCTTCAGACAAAACTTCAGGAAGCTTGATATTAGAAAATCTACGTTTGGCTTTTGGTGCATATGGAACCCAGCATGCTATCAGGGCTAGAGATGTTGAGAAGCTCTTAGTTGGTAAACCCATTAATGCGTCGGTCCTACTTGAAGCATTTAAAGTTCTCAAGAAAACAATTGTTCCAATAGAAGGCACAAGACATTCTGCTTATAGATCAAGCTTGGCTGTTGCCTTTCTGTTTAGTTTTCTTTACCCAGCAATCAAAGGAAATGTGAAGCCTACGAAAGCGGTCCATCTAAATGGCAATGTAGCTTCTGGTACAAATGGAATGCCAAATTGTGGACCCAGTGCAAATGTGGATGTTTCACTTAACGGAACCAATAGTGTGAAATCTGGTTTATATAGCAATGCCCATATACTTGAATCTTGCAAGCAGATTGTTGAAATCAGTAAAGATTATCTCCCAGTTGGCATACCAACCAAGAAAGTTGGAGCAGAACTCCAAGCTTCTG GGGAGGCTgtatatgtggatgacatcCCTTCTCCGGAGGACTGCCTTTATGGGGCATTTGTATATAGCACAAAACCTTTGGCTCATGTGAAGAGCATAGAGCTCGACTCTTCTCTTGAGCAGCTAAAAACTGTGGCAGTTATCACCGTTAAAGATATTCCAAAAGGGGGTGGCAATTTCGGGGCCAACACTATATTTGGACCTGAGCCTCTGTTTGGCGATCCACTTACTCAGTGTGCCGGGGAACCTCTTGGTGTCGTG GTTGCAGAAACACGGAATTTTGCCAATATAGCTGCCAAACGAGCTTTAGTTAACTACAGCACAGAAACTTTGGATACCCCAATTTTATCAATAGAGGAGGCAGTCAGGAGACACAGTTATTTTGAAACCCCACCATTTCTTCTTCCGCAAAAGATTGGTGATTTTCCCAAAGGGATGGAAGAAGCCGATCAGAAGATCTACTCAGCTGAG GTGAAGCTTAATTCACAGTATTACTTTTACATGGAAACACAAACTGCTCTAGCCATACCTGACGAGGATAATTGCATGGTAGTGTATAGCTCAAGCCAATGCCCTGAGGCAGCACAAAATAACATTGCACAGTGCCTCGGTTTACCTTGTCACAATATTCGCGTTGTCACGAGAAGAGTTGGTGGTGGCTTTGGAGGAAAAGCTGTTAGATCATTACCT GTGGCGACAGCGTGTGCACTTGCAGCATTTAAACTACGTCGTCCTGTTCGAATGTATCTTGATCGCAAGACTGACATGATAATGACTGGAGGTCGGCATCCTATGAAAATATGCTATTCCATAGGATTCAAATCAGATGGAAGAATCACAGGATTGCATGTAGATTTGTTCATAAATGCAGGAATGAGCATGGATGTTAGTCCGATTATTCCTCACAATTTCGTAGAGGCACTGAAGAAATATAACTGGGGTGCCTTTTCCTATGATGCAAAGATCTGCAAAACAAATATTGCAACGAGATCTGCAATGCGGGGCCCTGGAGAAGTGCAGGGTTCTTATGTTGCTGAAGCTATTATCGAGCATGTGGCGTCAGCTCTCTCTACTGATGTTAATTTGGTCAGGCAGAGAAATATTCACACGGTGGAGAGCCTTGCTTTGTATCACGGTGAGTGCATGGAAGATGCCCTGGGGTATACACTTCCCTCCATCTGCAATAAATTGACTGCATCAACAAATTACCAGTATCGTTTGGAAATGATCCAGACCTTCAACAAAAGCAACCAATGGAAAAAGCGGGGCCTTTCTTTTGTTCCAATAGTGCATAAAGTGTCATCTCGACCAACACCGGGGAAAGTGTCAATTCTTAATGATGGATCTATTGTTGTTGAGGTTGGAGGCATTGAGTTAGGGCAGGGGCTTTGGACAAAAGTGAAGCAGATGGCAGCATTTGGTCTTGGACAGTTATGGGATGATCAAAGTCAAGACCTGTTGGAAAGAGTAAGAGTTATTCAAGCAGACACATTAAGTGTGGTACAGGGAGGGTGGACTACAGGGAGCACCACGTCAGAATGCAGCTGTGAAGCAGTTCGACGTGCTTGCAATATTATGGTTGACAGACTGAAATCACTCAAGGAGCAattacaagaaaaacaaggcATGGTTTCATGGGATGGACTGATTTCACAG GCAAAAATGGCTGGTGTGGATTTATCAGCTAGAGAATACTACATTCCTGGTGCTTCTGGTTCCTATCTGAACTATGGAGCTGCTGCTAGCGAG GTAGAGATTGATCTTCTTACTGGAGCCACTACGATTTTGCGTAGTGATCTTATATATGACTGTGGTCAAAGCTTAAATCCTGCTGTGGACT